The genomic DNA GTGCCCTATCTTCCCGTGGAGGCGCGGGCTTAGGGGATAGGGCCTGGGCTGGGGGCCAAAAAGCCCCTGGCCTTCTGGCACCACCCCACCCTGGCCCCTGCCAGGGTGGGGGCTTCGGAGAAGCCCTTGGATGGGCGAGATCTTGGTGGCAATCGGGGAATAAAACGCGGGAAAAGGGCAGGGCTTCCCACCTTCATCCCAGGGGAAGGGTTCGCCAGGGTGGTCCCTCCGGCGAGGTACAAGCGGTGACTAGAGCCCGCAAAAGGCTTCGTAATCTATGAGCTCCCGCTGTGTGGGATGGTCCCCGCAGACGGGGCAGGCCGGGTTCCGGCGTAAGGCAAGCTTGCGGAACTGGCTCTCCAAAGCGTCGTAGAGGAGGAGAGAGCCAGCTAGGGGTTTACCGATGCCCAGAAGCACCTTTAGGGCCTCCGCCGCCATCAGGCTTCCCACCACCGCCGGTAAAACCCCGAAGACCCCGGCCTCCGCACAGGAGGGGACGCTTCCCGGCGGAGGGGGCTTGGGGAAGAGGCAACGGTAACAGGGGCCCATCTCCCCTTCCGGGGTCCTGTGGTGGAAGACCGCCACCTGGCCGTCAAACTGGTAGATGGCCCCGTGGACCAAAGGCTTTCCTAGGAGGACACAGGCGTCATTCACCAGGTAGCGGGTGGGGAAGTTGTCGGAGGCATCCACCACCAGGTCGTAGGGTTTCAGGATCTCCAGGGCATTTTCCGAGGTGAGGCGCGCCGGGTAGGCGTCAACCGCCACCAAGGGGTTTAGGGCTAGAAGCCGCTCCTTGGCCACCAGAGCCTTGGGTTTGCCTATGTCCTCGGTCGTGTAGAGCACCTGGCGGTGGAGGTTAGAGACCTCCACCCGGTCCATCTCCACGATGCCGATCCGGCCCACCCCAGCTGCCACCAGATACTGGAGGACAGGAACCCCAAGCCCTCCGGCTCCCACCACCACCACAGAGGCCTGCTTGAGCCTTTCTTGCCCTTCCGGCCCCACCTGGGGCAGGATCATCTGCCGGTGGTAGCGGTCCAGCTCCTCCCTGGTCCACATGGCCTAGGCCTCCCGGGTGCCGAAGCCAGGGGGAAGGAAGTCGGGGTAGTCGGGGTTGCCCTTGCGGTCGGGGGCCTTGGGGATGAGGTCCGAGGGATGGGGTTCCCCTTTGCGGCAGTAGGGACAGTCGTGGCGCACCTTGTAGCGCACGGGTCTGGCGGGAATCCCCAGGGCGATAGCGTGGGGGGGCACGTCCTTGGTGACGATGGCCCCGGTGCCCACCATGGCATCGTCCCCGATGCGCACCCCCGCCAGGATGGTGGCGTGGTAGGTGATGCGTACCCCGCTTCCGATGATGGTTTCCTTAAGGGTCACATCGGGGGAGGCCAGGACGTGGTGGGTGTGGCTGTAGACGTTCACATAGTCGGAAAGGGAGGACCGGTCCCCAATCTTGATGCCGCCGATATCGTCCAGGAGGACGTAGCGGTGGACCACCACGTCGTCCCCCAGCTCCAGGTTGTACCCCACGGAAAACTCCACGTTTTGGAAGAACTTGGGGTTTCGCCCCACCCGCTTGAAGATGAAGGGGGCCAGGGCCCGGCGGATAGCCACCCCCGAGTGCACGGACTGGCCGATGGGGGTGAGGTCCAAAACCTTCCAGAACCAGAGGAGGGGCTTGACCTTTTGGAACTTCTCCTGGTCGGTGGCGGCGTAGTACTCGGCCTCAAAGGTGATGCCCTCGGGGTCCAACCCCATGGCGGCCAGAGGGCTGGCCTCGAGGAGTTCTTGATAGGGCCGGCCATAGAGGAGGCGGGCCAGCTCCTCCCGCACCAGGGCATTGCGGTCCACGGCGGGGTCGGAAAGCTTCTCCACCAAGCTCCCCAGGAAGCGGTCCAGGGCCTTTTCGTGGAGGGGGGTGATTCCTTTGGGCAGAAGCCAAGGCATATGGGTTATGCTAAACGGAAACCCCATGGAAAGGGATACCCCAACTTACCACCTAGGCCAGGGCAAGGTCTTCGGAAAAGGCCTTAAGAGGGGAACCGAGGGGACGAAACACGAGAAGGGTGTCACCCCATGGACCGGTAGCCCAGTTCCCTTAAGGCCTCGGGGTCCTTGCGCCAGTCGGGGTAGACCTTGACCTCGAGGTCCAAGTACACATGCCGGTTCAAGAAGATTTCCAGCTGCTTCCTAGCCCCTTGGCCGATCTCCTTGATCTTCCGACCCCCCTCCCCGATGACGATGGCCTTCTGGGAGGGGCGTTCCACGTAGAGGATGGCCTTGATGTAGAGGACGCCGTTTTCCCTTTCCGCCACCTCCTCGGTTTTCACGGCCACCGCGTAGGGTACCTCGTGCCAAAGGCGCTTCATGGCCTCTTCCCGCACGATCTCCGCCACCCACTCCCCGAAGTCTTGGTCGCTTTTGGCGAAGTCCTCGGGGTAGAAGAAGGGGCCTTCGGGAAGGAGGGCCAGGAGTTCCGCCTTAAGCTCGGCCACCTGGCGCTCGTCCAAGGCGGAGAGCGTACGGGTTTCCGCCTTGGGAAGGAGGGCATGGTAGGCCCTTAGGGCTTCCTCAGGGTACCTGGCGGCGTCCAGCTTGTTGCCCACCAAAAGGATGGGCACCTTCCCCACCAGGGGCCTTAGGGCCTTGGCCACCAGCTCATCCTCCGGGGTGGGGGGGTGGCGCAGGTCCACCACCCACACCACCGCGTTCACATCGGCTAAGGCCTCGTAGACCTCCTGGTCCATGAACTCCCCCAGGGCGTCCATGGGCTGGTGGAGGCCTGGGGTGTCCACGAAGACGATCTGGCGGTTGCCCTCGGTGAGGATGCCCCGAAGGCGCTTGCGGGTGGTCTGGGGCTTGGGGCTGATGGGGGCCACCTTCACCCCCAGGAGGTTGTTGAGGAGGGTGGACTTGCCCACGTTGGGCTTGCCCACAATGGCCACGAATCCGGAATAGGTTTTCTCTTCCATGGTCCTTAGGTCATCCCGGCCCCTGGGGATTGGCCTTGAGGCCTGGGGCCGGACCTTCCAGCCACGGGCCTGGCCCGCAACCAAGGGCGGAATACGGGCTTTGCCCGTGGCCCAGGTTTTTCAGTATACTCCAAAGCCGTGGATCCCCTAGCCCTGGCCCTGCTTCCCGGCATCGGGCCCAAGCGGCTTCTGGAGCTTTTGGCTGAGGAAAACCCGGTGCGTTCTTTAAAAGAGCGCTTTCCTCAGGCGGCGATAGGGCTTCCCCAGGCGGAAAAGCAAGCCGGGAGGGAAAGGGAGCGGGCAGCGGCCTTAGGGGTGCGCATCCTGGGCCTGTGGGAGGAGGAATTCCCTGAGGGGCTCAGGCGGCTTCCCCAGCCTCCCACCCATCTTTACCTGAAGGGAGAACTTCCGGAAGAAGGGCGAGCGGTGGCCATCGTGGGTACCCGCAAGGCCTCCTCCTGGGCCCTTTTCTTTACCCGGAGGCTGGCCCGGGAGCTGGCCGAGGCGGGGGTTGCGGTGCTTTCCGGTCTGGCCCGGGGCATTGACCGGGAGGCTCACCTTGGGGCCTTGGAGGGAGGAGGGCGGACCCTGGGGGTTTTGGGGAGTGCCTTGGACCGCCTCTATCCCCCCGAGCACCGGGAGCTGGCCCATAGGATGGACCTGGTTTCCGAGTTTCCCTTGGGCACCGGTCCCAAGCCGGAGTTTTTCCCGCGGAGAAACCGCATCATCGCTGGGCTTGCCCGGGCGGTGATCGTGGTGGAGGCCCCCTTGGAGTCCGGGGCCCTCATCACCGCCCGCTACGCCCTGGAGCTGGGCAAGGAGGTC from Thermus albus includes the following:
- the dprA gene encoding DNA-processing protein DprA; translation: MDPLALALLPGIGPKRLLELLAEENPVRSLKERFPQAAIGLPQAEKQAGRERERAAALGVRILGLWEEEFPEGLRRLPQPPTHLYLKGELPEEGRAVAIVGTRKASSWALFFTRRLARELAEAGVAVLSGLARGIDREAHLGALEGGGRTLGVLGSALDRLYPPEHRELAHRMDLVSEFPLGTGPKPEFFPRRNRIIAGLARAVIVVEAPLESGALITARYALELGKEVLAVPGRPTDENSLGANRLIQDGAYPVLSAEDVLSYLGFSGKPRKALELSQEEEGLYALLRQGEALPEDLAQALGLTPERVLSLLTLLELKGLAQALPGGRYGAL
- a CDS encoding HesA/MoeB/ThiF family protein, giving the protein MWTREELDRYHRQMILPQVGPEGQERLKQASVVVVGAGGLGVPVLQYLVAAGVGRIGIVEMDRVEVSNLHRQVLYTTEDIGKPKALVAKERLLALNPLVAVDAYPARLTSENALEILKPYDLVVDASDNFPTRYLVNDACVLLGKPLVHGAIYQFDGQVAVFHHRTPEGEMGPCYRCLFPKPPPPGSVPSCAEAGVFGVLPAVVGSLMAAEALKVLLGIGKPLAGSLLLYDALESQFRKLALRRNPACPVCGDHPTQRELIDYEAFCGL
- the era gene encoding GTPase Era; amino-acid sequence: MEEKTYSGFVAIVGKPNVGKSTLLNNLLGVKVAPISPKPQTTRKRLRGILTEGNRQIVFVDTPGLHQPMDALGEFMDQEVYEALADVNAVVWVVDLRHPPTPEDELVAKALRPLVGKVPILLVGNKLDAARYPEEALRAYHALLPKAETRTLSALDERQVAELKAELLALLPEGPFFYPEDFAKSDQDFGEWVAEIVREEAMKRLWHEVPYAVAVKTEEVAERENGVLYIKAILYVERPSQKAIVIGEGGRKIKEIGQGARKQLEIFLNRHVYLDLEVKVYPDWRKDPEALRELGYRSMG
- a CDS encoding acyltransferase, which produces MPWLLPKGITPLHEKALDRFLGSLVEKLSDPAVDRNALVREELARLLYGRPYQELLEASPLAAMGLDPEGITFEAEYYAATDQEKFQKVKPLLWFWKVLDLTPIGQSVHSGVAIRRALAPFIFKRVGRNPKFFQNVEFSVGYNLELGDDVVVHRYVLLDDIGGIKIGDRSSLSDYVNVYSHTHHVLASPDVTLKETIIGSGVRITYHATILAGVRIGDDAMVGTGAIVTKDVPPHAIALGIPARPVRYKVRHDCPYCRKGEPHPSDLIPKAPDRKGNPDYPDFLPPGFGTREA